Proteins encoded together in one Musa acuminata AAA Group cultivar baxijiao chromosome BXJ3-6, Cavendish_Baxijiao_AAA, whole genome shotgun sequence window:
- the LOC103988786 gene encoding uncharacterized protein LOC103988786, with amino-acid sequence MAEAKAETPTWEQRMHTLTHILTHPTTAPSLHSQLFVASHVPCFLSWDYPPFLCRPAPLAAGFPPPLLRWSLAIFLRRSSRLGLPASSWRAKCPFQQPPPLVLSSAVDPPPLRWGPEERRESVRKRLRRGRIGVRVSPVLAFAVPNLALLSLLFWEPLWRLPET; translated from the coding sequence ATGGCGGAAGCAAAAGCTGAGACACCCACCTGGGAGCAAAGAATGCACACTCTCACCCACATCTTAACCCACCCCACCACTGCGCCATCCCTCCACTCCCAGCTCTTCGTCGCCTCCCACGTCCCCTGCTTCCTCTCCTGGGATTACCCCCCTTTCCTATGCCGCCCGGCCCCTTTAGCCGCCGGATTCCCCCCGCCGCTTCTCCGCTGGTCCCTCGCCATCTTCCTCCGCCGCTCCTCGCGCCTGGGCCTACCCGCCTCTTCCTGGCGCGCCAAGTGCCCCTTCCAGCAGCCGCCGCCCCTCGTCCTCTCCTCCGCCGTGGACCCGCCGCCTCTTCGCTGGGGGCCAGAGGAGCGCCGGGAGTCCGTTCGCAAGCGTCTGAGGCGGGGGCGGATCGGTGTCAGGGTCTCGCCCGTCCTGGCCTTCGCGGTTCCCAATCTCGCGCTCCTCTCGCTTCTCTTCTGGGAACCGCTCTGGCGTCTTCCGGAGACCTAA
- the LOC103988785 gene encoding uncharacterized protein LOC103988785 has protein sequence MASFSFLSRSRRSIPKPLHFLLSPAKSPNASSSSTPLFRSHHRLATPGSTSTNPQIPNPFFLLRSFSTTAAANLRSRPLSKRTPTIPTSLIPTPFSSLPRIPSLPKTLYPDPRNLSAGPSGGSEPESEPQVPEFRHQEIVGPTVERDDSALANETRQVLDGLARSIYSLSSAFALLGVAHLGLGAWIVFAVRPPDEVLVQGLAAFGFPFSMAFLMRRALKPIVFFRKMEEQGRLQILTLALQATKNLNLLFIRARVVSFCCIVGISAGSLAALLGR, from the coding sequence AtggcttccttctccttcctctctcgcTCTCGCAGATCAATCCCTAAACCTCTCCACTTCCTCTTAAGCCCAGCTAAAAGCCCTAATGCTTCATCCTCCTCCACGCCCCTCTTCCGATCCCACCACCGCCTTGCTACACCCGGTTCCACGTCTACTAATCCCCAAATCCCCAATCCCTTCTTTCTCCTCCgatccttctccaccaccgccgccgccaatCTCCGATCCCGACCCCTCTCCAAGCGAACCCCCACAATCCCAACAAGTCTTATCCCTACTCCCTTCAGCTCCCTTCCCCGAATCCCGTCTTTGCCTAAAACGCTATACCCCGATCCCAGAAACCTCTCCGCCGGCCCATCGGGAGGCTCCGAGCCAGAGAGCGAGCCCCAGGTCCCGGAGTTCCGGCACCAGGAGATCGTCGGCCCCACGGTGGAGCGCGACGATTCCGCCCTCGCCAACGAGACCCGCCAGGTGCTCGACGGCCTCGCTAGGAGCATCTACAGCCTCAGCTCGGCCTTCGCCTTGCTGGGCGTCGCCCACCTCGGCCTCGGCGCGTGGATCGTGTTCGCCGTACGGCCGCCCGACGAGGTCCTGGTCCAGGGCCTCGCGGCTTTCGGCTTTCCCTTCTCGATGGCGTTCCTCATGCGCCGGGCCCTGAAGCCGATTGTCTTCTTCAGGAAGATGGAGGAGCAGGGGCGTCTCCAGATTCTGACGCTGGCTCTCCAGGCCACAAAGAACTTGAATCTCTTGTTCATAAGAGCTCGAGTGGTTTCCTTCTGCTGCATCGTGGGCATCTCGGCAGGATCTCTGGCAGCTCTACTTGGGCGATAA